A segment of the Lolium perenne isolate Kyuss_39 chromosome 3, Kyuss_2.0, whole genome shotgun sequence genome:
CTCATAGTGTTTGCACAGAAATTGTTCTGTGTGACCATGTTGACAACAGAACACTAGAGCGAGAGAATTCCGAGCGGAACACAGCTATTGCGTGAGTGGGACGCACTCGAGCTCCATCTCGAGGTGGCCACGCTCGACGTTCTGAAGCCTCACGGTCACCTCCTGCTTAACCTTGTTGTCGATGACGGAGATGGGACTGTCTCTCGGGATCCAGATGCCATCTTTCGCCAGCAATTTGTTGAGCTCAGTGGTGTCTGTGACAGCCTTGGTCTCATAGGCTCTGGCTGCAGCAACCAGTGGCTGAATGTTGATCTCAGCCTCACCCATCCGGTCATCCGTGGTAAACGTGTCCTTGTCATAGACTTGCTGCCAGGAGATTTGAAGCCAAATGTTACCCCAGAGTAAAAAACTTAAAACCTGCAACTGCACTTTTTGTTGGTTGTGTTCAATGCCCTATGAATAAAACATATTTACCAATTTAAGCGGCGGAATGGGATCAGGTATCGATAGCAGAAGTCTTTCATTCCATACAGGATTCAGGCTGCTCTTTATCACCTTCGTTTTCATCGACTACAAGGGTGAAAAGGTGAGCTGGAGCATCACAAACCAAGGAACTTCACACAACTAAGTTACAGTGCTGATGAATGGAGTTTCTCACCTGGTGTCCTAGGTTAAGAATAACATAAGGGTCGCTTGACATGACATCACGGACAGCTAGATTTGTGCCTCTCAAGATATTGACCTTAATTAATCCAACGAACTCTACCATACCCACCTCCACCTAACACATGATAAGTTCAAATGAGATAATATATTCATGTCTGGGTATAAAGTGAACTGTGGATTTGGGATGAGTGATCATACAGCTTTCTTTACTGGTTTGTGATCTTCTTTTCTCCTCCAGCTGTTCCTGAAAGCATGGCCTAAACCATATCGATTTGAGCTACTCTGCTGCTGCTGGTAATGATGTTTGCCATTTTGTGATACGCAGGAAAGCTGTTGTTGGTTAGACAAAAATTGTTGAAACTCATATTTTCGTCTGCACATATGTAAATAAGGAGAAATATCATTCTTTGGTACAGTGCGCTGGGCAAATATGAAAGAAGCCAGTTATGCTAGTGGAACGTATCTGAACGAATGAGAACTTGCTAACTTAATGTGTACCTTATAAAATCATTTCGGTCATCCGCTGAGCAATCTTGCCTTGGCTTTGTGTAATTTCCAAGAAATGCCTCATATGTAGTGTTTACTGCACCATTTCCACCCGAGTCGATCAAAAAATCAACTTGGTCATCTGTCCATTCATCTAGCTTCACCGAGACCACCTGAAATAAACAATTTTCTACTGAAACACCAGAAACGGGTAACTGAACCATCATGGGTTACATCTGCACTTGCAAAGTGACATTGACCTCACTTATCATGTGTATTTCATGGAAAAATATTGTATACTGAGAATATAGCAAAGGTATTGCATCAAGGAATGGAAAATAATATTTGGGAATGTCAATTTTACATGTGCCTGGTATCTAATTGTGTTTGTCAAAGACGCTTGGTTCTAAAAAAAATTCCTAATACATGGGTGTGGCTGTTTGCACTTGTTCCTCAATTTAGAAAAAACTGCACAACCTAGAAAAGTATAGCAGGAGCTTGAAATATATGCTTTACCATCTAATATCTGACAACCTTGAACGCATTGTTCCACAGACTGGGATAGTAGCAATCACTAGGAGGATCAAAATATCAAATAGTCCCTACAGGTTCTATAGTAAGTCTCACGGTTACACTGCCTAGTTTCAAAGGGGCTACCTAATGAAAGGTCTCTTATGGCTGAATAAAGTATCATTCACAGTAAGAAATTAAACATAAAATTAAATGACGCTGACTACAGATAGCTAGCAACTGAGATATATAGTGTCTACCTTGGAAATGTGCACCCCGAGGCTTCTA
Coding sequences within it:
- the LOC127345815 gene encoding probable ADP-ribosylation factor GTPase-activating protein AGD11, yielding MEGQHNPPAHQYADNPKPNHGRRKACGAPTKMGASDQASQPGAKVGTGGDQANQPGSKMGTSDQPNQPGAKMGTSDQANNQPGSVATTERLDRLLSQAANRCCADCGAPDPKWVSLTFGAFICIKCSGAHRSLGVHISKVVSVKLDEWTDDQVDFLIDSGGNGAVNTTYEAFLGNYTKPRQDCSADDRNDFIRRKYEFQQFLSNQQQLSCVSQNGKHHYQQQQSSSNRYGLGHAFRNSWRRKEDHKPVKKAVEVGMVEFVGLIKVNILRGTNLAVRDVMSSDPYVILNLGHQSMKTKVIKSSLNPVWNERLLLSIPDPIPPLKLQVYDKDTFTTDDRMGEAEINIQPLVAAARAYETKAVTDTTELNKLLAKDGIWIPRDSPISVIDNKVKQEVTVRLQNVERGHLEMELECVPLTQ